TTTTGGATTTTGGATTAAATTTCAATCTAAAATCCAAAATCTAAAATTCTTGTTCCCCATTTAAAAATTAATCACACACAAAGGAGTCTAAAAGTATGGCAGGTGAATTTTTAACCTCTTGTAAATTTTACTTTGAGGCTGATGGAATTACTGATAAATTCATTAAAGAAATTAGTGGGCTAGGCGTTGAAAATACGCCAGCACAAGAAGTCCACGGTTCATCTAAGGGCGCTAAAATAATGCGTCAAGCTACACCAACTGTTGTTAAATTTACTAACATCACAGTAAAAGTTATTGCCACTGATGATATAGACCTTTATAAATGGTATCAAGATTGTAACGAAGATATGGGCGATCCTCGGAAGTGGGCACAGAATCGTAAAACTGGTTCGGTGGTTGCTTATGACCAACAAGGCTCTGAAAAAGCACGTTGGAACATTGTCAATTGTTATCCATGTAAATATACTGGCCCTACATTAACTGCCTCTGGTGGTGATATGGCAAATGAAACAGTTGAATTGGTTCACGAAGGAATTAAACGAATCAAATAATTAGCTTATGCAGTAAATAACAGTGGTACAATCCGCAAGCCGAATCCCAGAAGTTCTGACAGCCCATCGATTCTATTTAGAACTCACACTAGAAGGACAAAACGATGCCAATTGCTTCTTTTTGGAGTGTCAAGGCTTCAAAAGAACACAAGAGGTAATTGAAATTTGTGAAGTTACTTCTCAAACGTGGGGCAAAAAAGGGCAGTCTAAAGGTCAGGTGGTGAGAACTAAGCTTCCTAGCAATCCTAAGAGTGGTAATCTCATTCTGCGTAGAGGTACTACCAACTCTATGGATTTTTGGAAGTGGTTTGAAAAAGTCGAAAAAGGTAATTGGTCTGAGCAACGTAGACTTGTTGCTTTGTCTATTTATAATCAGGCAAATGAAGAAGTCGCTAGATTTGAATTAGCCGGTGCTTGGCCTGCAAGTTACAAAATTGCCGATGTCAATGCCCGCAGCCATGACATCGAAATTGAAGAAATAGAGGTTGCTTTTGAGGAATTTAAGCGTGTGAAGTAATTAGGAGGAGTATGTTTCCTACAGAGTTTGAATTTACACTGCCAAAAGGGTATCTAGACTCTGAAGGCAACCTCCACCGCAAAGGTGTAATGCGGTTATCAACAGCGATAGACGAGATTGCACCCTTGCGTGACCCCCGCGTTAAAGCTAATCCCGTTTATGCCACGATTATTATCTTGGCGCGAGTGATTACCCACTTGGGTGCTTTATCAGAAGTTACTCCGGCAATTGTGGAAAACTTTTTTTCTCAAGATTTAAATTATCTCCAAGATTTTTATCGGCGAATCAATGGTTTGGAAGGTGAAACTTCTATATCAGAAGATACAGTAAATTCTCCCGAAGCACTCCTTCATAATTGAATGGGGGAGTGGGAATTTTAGATTTTAGATTGAAGTCGAATCCAAAATCCAAAATTTAATTGCCCAATGCCCAAATGACTTATGCGCCGTAAAAAAGATACTCTCTGCACAGAATTTGCCTTCACTCTTCCTAGAGGATTGAGTGATAGCGAACACCGAGTACATCGTCATGGGGTGATGCGTTTAGCCACCGCCAAAGATGAAATTTTGGTGCAACAAGAGCGTAAAGTTCAGGAAAATCCAGCTTACGGCGTATTGGTAATGCTTGCACGGGTTATTACTCGCTTGGGCAGTCTCAATTCTGTTAGTCCTGATTTACTTGAAGAATTGCTCTTATATGACATTGCGTATCTTCGAGAATTTTATAATCGAATCAATCAGCAAGGTAATGTACATATTCCGACACAATGTCCGCACTGTAATACTCAATTTTCAATGGAGCTAGAACTAGCGGGGGAGTCGTAAGCTACCCCTCTGATACTTTATATGAGGAGGTAGCTTTTATTGCTTATCATTTCCATTGGTCACAAGATGATATTTTAAATTTAGAACATACTACCCGTCAGCGATGGGTGGCAGAAATCAATAAAATTAACCAAAAATTAATATGAAAGTAAAAGTTAGCTACTCACCAACTTTAAGTGAAGTCAATGAAGTTGACCTGACCATAGAAACGACACCGAGAGGAGAATGGTTAATAGGCCGTTCTCCTGATTCTGATTTAGTCTTAGACAGTCCTGATATCAGTCGGGTACATGCTAAGTTTTTTGTTAAAGCTGGAAATTACTACTTCTCTGACCTCGGCAGTAGAAATGGTTCAATATTTAATGGGAAACAAGCTGAAAAAGAACGACCATATTCTTTGAGTGATGGAGATATTATCAGGATTGCTGATTATGTTCTGATCTTGGAAGCAGTTGCTCCTGCTTATGAACAACCAGAGACGGTCTTTAGAATTATAGACCCTTCACTGTTTTCTCGGCCGCGATCGCCTGAAAATATCAGCGCTCCCAATGTTGCCAATCCAGCCCCAGAAGTAGTAAACGAAGTTCCAACGCCTATTAGTCCCGAAGTAGAAACACCTTCCCCTGAAGCCAGCGAAATCCCAGAAGTTGTTGCTACTCAACCTGATGATGTCATCCCGGTTGTTGAGATAATCACCCCTGAAAACATTATTCAGCCACCAGAAGTCAGCGCAGATAGTGAGGAAGTTTCTTTGACTATAGCCGATGCTGCGATCGCAGCACCTGAAGATATCATTGAAACTCCAAAAACTACTCACGATGAAGTTACAGACTTTGAAACAGCACTAGCCACAGAATCTACTTTCGTACAACGGCGTGATATCAGTGCCATTCCCGAAGCTACTGAACATGAAGATGCAGAGTTAGAGGCTGCACTAGAAGCTGAAGTTACCTCTGTACAGCCGCGTGATATTTTCCACCAAGTTCCTGCACAGAGTGCCATTCCTGAAACAACCTCCCATGAGGATGCAGAATTAGAGGCGGCGCTAGAAGCAGAGGTCACTTTCGTACAGCCGCGTGATATTTTTGGCGAAGTATCAAATGAGGAAAATACCGTTCCTGAAGTTACTCATAATGAAAATGAAGTAGTAGATTTAGATGCGCCAGTCACAGAAGAAGTTAGTTCCGATTTTGGCGAATTTGTCAATGGAATTCCTGGAGAAGCAGACATTCAGCAGCCAGAAACATTGAGCCAAATTACACAAGATATCAATGATGAACTACTAAATATTAACGAAGTAGAAGCTGGTTCTGCTGTTGATAAAACATCAACTGCACCTGACAATAT
This genomic interval from Nostoc sp. KVJ3 contains the following:
- a CDS encoding DUF6760 family protein — translated: MFNGARTSGGVVSYPSDTLYEEVAFIAYHFHWSQDDILNLEHTTRQRWVAEINKINQKLI
- a CDS encoding phage tail assembly protein; the protein is MRRKKDTLCTEFAFTLPRGLSDSEHRVHRHGVMRLATAKDEILVQQERKVQENPAYGVLVMLARVITRLGSLNSVSPDLLEELLLYDIAYLREFYNRINQQGNVHIPTQCPHCNTQFSMELELAGES
- a CDS encoding phage tail protein yields the protein MVQSASRIPEVLTAHRFYLELTLEGQNDANCFFLECQGFKRTQEVIEICEVTSQTWGKKGQSKGQVVRTKLPSNPKSGNLILRRGTTNSMDFWKWFEKVEKGNWSEQRRLVALSIYNQANEEVARFELAGAWPASYKIADVNARSHDIEIEEIEVAFEEFKRVK
- a CDS encoding phage tail protein, translated to MAGEFLTSCKFYFEADGITDKFIKEISGLGVENTPAQEVHGSSKGAKIMRQATPTVVKFTNITVKVIATDDIDLYKWYQDCNEDMGDPRKWAQNRKTGSVVAYDQQGSEKARWNIVNCYPCKYTGPTLTASGGDMANETVELVHEGIKRIK
- a CDS encoding FHA domain-containing protein; its protein translation is MKVKVSYSPTLSEVNEVDLTIETTPRGEWLIGRSPDSDLVLDSPDISRVHAKFFVKAGNYYFSDLGSRNGSIFNGKQAEKERPYSLSDGDIIRIADYVLILEAVAPAYEQPETVFRIIDPSLFSRPRSPENISAPNVANPAPEVVNEVPTPISPEVETPSPEASEIPEVVATQPDDVIPVVEIITPENIIQPPEVSADSEEVSLTIADAAIAAPEDIIETPKTTHDEVTDFETALATESTFVQRRDISAIPEATEHEDAELEAALEAEVTSVQPRDIFHQVPAQSAIPETTSHEDAELEAALEAEVTFVQPRDIFGEVSNEENTVPEVTHNENEVVDLDAPVTEEVSSDFGEFVNGIPGEADIQQPETLSQITQDINDELLNINEVEAGSAVDKTSTAPDNIVAEVFSNQYIDSSNITTEEASVDVDDIIFVSEVSELADVQSLATTDSEASERINQTIEEVPEVEATQSDETPEETNVSEPPQEIIERNIVLIAHESKKSELAEFVSQYQEFFSQSFTITWPSVGEVLHQQAGITISQQTPAPISGGYQTIASLVGAGEIVAVIFLRDLLQPQPGQANEEALLRLCTINQVLLATNLPTAEAIVHYLKQI